Part of the Zea mays cultivar B73 chromosome 4, Zm-B73-REFERENCE-NAM-5.0, whole genome shotgun sequence genome is shown below.
aagcttgatggccaagtcaagaagcaagtcccagtgtattttgtatctgaagttcttagtatatcaaagaaaaactatacagaattggagaaggtgttatatgctgttttgatggcatccaggaagcttcggcattactttcaagcatacaatattgttgttccttcttcacaaccgttgaaggatattatgagaaatagagaagctactggacggattggaaaatgggctgcagagctcaatgaattttgcattgattatgtacatagatcttcgatccagtctcaagcgttggcagatttcattgctgactggacgccaggggctcaggatgaagaaataaataaagatgccgaagtatggacagtgttttgcgatgggtcttggggaaccttcggagcaggagcagccgctgtgttggtctcaccatccaaagttaaaacttgttatgcagcaagactcgattgtagttgtactaacaatattactgagtacgaagccctgcttttgggccttcggaagttaaaagcaatggaaaTCAGAAGggtcattcttaaaactgattcccaggttgtttcgggtcatatcgacaagagttgtaaggctaaagatccgaagcttgaaaaatatctagacacggtccgaaggattgaagcttccttcgaaggattttctatcaaaaatatccctcgaggacaaaatgagcatgctgatttgctagctaagtcagcagcacaggggctgcccttaccttcggatgtgttcttcgaaacaataaaagcaccttcagtggaacttcttgaaagagcagtcctcaatatatctcctgtttatagtgaagactggagaactgagattatctcttaccttcagggtaatttcctttcagatgacgaaacttacaacaggaggatagaggcaagagctcgtccatacgtcatgatagaaggggagttgtacaagcatggagtttgtgctccattactcaagtgtttatccagagccgaaggcatagaattgatgaaagaagtacatgcaggcctctgtggatctcacattggatctaggccgttacttggaaaagttttccgtcaagggttttattggccgaaggcagcttcggatgcagcggaattagttcaaaagtgcgaaggttgtcagaaatgtgcaagagatcaaaaacaaccttcgtccctaactcagctgatacaacccatctggccattgcaaaggtggggccttgacttgttaggtccgttaccaccagcccaaggaaacttaagatatgttgtagtggctgtggaatatttttctaaatggattgaggcaaagcctttagccacaataacttcggccaccattcaaaagtttttctggcagaatattgtttgtcgtttcggagtaccaaaggccatcactgtagataatggaacacagttcgactccgaagctttcagagaattttgtgatcaaattggcacgaagatccattttgcatcagtcaggcatccggagtcaaatggactcgttgaaagagctaatggcatcataatgacaggaataatgaagttaatcttcaatcaacccaggggaaagtggccagatcaattaatcaaagtggtatggagccacaacacaacaacatcaaggtcaacaggctttactccattcaaattattgtttggtgacgaagcaataaccccggaagaagctaaaactggatcaataagagtagtagcttcggcagaatcagatcctgaagctgatcattctgtggaaaaagatgctatagaagggatcaggcttcaagctgtggagaacatcaataaatatcaagccaaaacaatcaaatggcgtgatagaaaggttcggctaaagaatattgagccaggacatttggtgcttcggagagtgcctaacccagatacagtgggcaagttgcagttgaaatgggagggaccttttttggtagtatcttcgtcaagacccggttcatatagattgaaggatatggacggcaactgtggcagaacctcccaagttattgggcccacatgcacctgtccttgtctcaaagacctcagacagctatgcatgtgcaccagataacttaacaggatccgtccgattgcccaaggacatcggataaaccacttacaaccagaaccgcgagattaagtaacacaaatcacacacacaacatttttgcagcggaaatcttattaccaaattttacaggttacaaaaattttactttgtacatgatcggagtgattacaaaagtataagtttgaaatatatgctagctcaagtgaccatcctcattaagaagtatagaagagttacttagacttataagaaggccgagcccaccggcacttaacaccatcaacaacagcacaaagttaaaacctgaaaaacaacagggaataaaaccctgagtatggaattactcagcaagtcttacccgactaaggaaaagactctcaagggtatgctggatttgggaatcaaggagaggctttagcaaaaatcaacttagatacttttgcagaaatagcttactaaagtgagtccttactttcaatattttaatgccagattaagtattaatagactctatttgcatatggtctactttcaccatctcatcaatacaacatcatttttattcataatgttcacatcctgacttaggttgcaggtcagtgaccaagtcttcataaccgcgaaggtacgacgatccgaatcgattatactcagctgaggatctccaatcacacgacatatgtagcacttaacccttgcatatgtcaactcgccaccggggttcttaagaccagatcaggttcacgcgaaccgagagcacagatacaccaccgtccagcctcttgccacggagggtacacgctactctcgccaccgctccacgcccattccgtgttatcttattctggccttagtctacccgaggcaaagcttacccatgacgaggcatgtgaccagttaaagggtcctcggtcagcaggccaacatacgcatccaatccttaatcaacctgggtagaacatcacctgttcctaacccaagtcccgatttaagtacttccatccttaggattgtttgtgttccttaggatgaaaagagcatcacagggaactttgcagtaagatcccaccatgctcccaatgaaaatatattcttgcaggtagaagccatccttcctcaggataacccctgagctaggcagtattgcaaaagacaacctctaaccacaagatctaagcagggctaagcatttttgtaaatcatattttgatacttcaccagaagtatctataaaggtatggatatcaaggaaggcaatgcatcaaagggtttccaagcaactcctataaacctaatgcacatttcactagacttaaagtgtgcgaaaattatttaaaacacaaggaaggggttgcatgcaccggggcttgcctgggtaacactaggttagtgttgttagacgacgtccacttggcgaccattttcaggtttgtccatcagcatcatcctgcggattagcctgcgcttggggtcgacttgggttgTCTTCCGCATCGagcgattaattaacgtacctgaatggaatgcattatgcacatgaatgcatatcgacggaaatattacaaacctaaatagtgtTACGCGATAGCGGATTAAAACATCTAGCGGTGAGACGTTGTACAATTTTATACGATAATAATAGTTATCGACATATgactaagcgcaataattacgcttctctaaATTAAACAAACCTAACACAAACATTGCAAACCAATCATACACTTTAAACATAATTAGCCTAATCACaacttatcagttaattaattaaattctgaACTAATCACTTAccttataaattatactacatctttaTAAGTGATGAAAATATTTTAACATCACACATGCCTACCAAAATTCTATTCGGTACACTAATTTCGCTAATTGGCCGGAATAGCGAAATAACTCTCTATAACTGAAcctggctcgataatcgcaagaactgcgaagtcgacgagagtttcgtgacttACGCAATTTATGGAGCACCTTAATGAGCATCACACTAGCACATTAATTTACTCATCGATCGAACTATTCTAAATAATTTATCAGCTTACCGTTTCCACAGCTGACACGAATCCACGAGATCGGTAGCGATTTTCCGATCCAAGCAATTTGTCGAGCGCTTAGGGAATATcgcgctgctagcttcgtcttcacccgattcttggGATTTTTTTACTGACGCGCGGAACGACGACGAGATCGTGTCCGAGTGAATTTTATGACGCGGACTGGGGAAGGACTTGGCGATAACAATGAGCTGGAGCGTTGGTGAGCTTGAAAATTCAATGGCGAAATCGGCGGCGAATAGAGAGCTTCGCGCGTGGCCAACAGAGAATTTGCGCGCAGAGGAACGACAAGGCTGAGCGCGCATTAGGGAGAAACGCCGGCTGAAGACAGAACCGAGCTGGGACTTCCACGGAACGGCACGTGGGTGGATTCCATGGCCAGAGCGAGCACTGCTGAAGGGGACCGAGCTCGACAAAGGCGCGAGCGAGCAGAGGGCAAAACGCGGGGGAAAACTGGAGGGGAGCTTGGCGGCCATGGCTGGAGCGCCGCAGCGCGCGACGCTGGGAGATCGGCATGGCGCAGGCGCGCAGGGAACTTCACGGCTGGAAGGAGACCAGAGAGAGAGAGACGCGGTGCAGGGGAGCTTCAGGGAAGAACGGCGCCATGGGAGCTTCGACGGCGGCTATGGATAGCGAAAGCTGTGCGCGGCCAGCCGAGGAGCAAGGACGACCGCGGTCTGGCGAGCTGGAGGCCAAGGTATAACCAGAGGAGCTTGGCGAGGGCAGAGCTTCATGGCTGCACGATGCTGAAACGACCAGGCGAGGTCGACCACTGCAGGGGCGGCAGCCAAGCACGACGAGCAGGGAAGTACGCCCAAGAAAAGCTGAGCACGGAGGGAGAAGAACTGGAGCGTGCTGAGGAGGAACTGTTGCGCGCCTGCCGTTCGGCATGGTGAAGATGGAGCTCGATGGGAGCTGGAGAGGTGAGTGGCGTTGGCTGGTAGGAGAAAAGGCGTGGACAACATGCGTTCTGATGAAAATATCGCGTGAGGAGCAATGTGACGTGAAGGAAAATCTTCCTAGTGAACGGTGGATTGAGGATAGACGAGTGAAACGTGAAATATCCGTACAAGTAGCAGCAGGGATAAGGATGAAGCGCTAAGAAACATACGTTGAATAGTATCCTAAGCGCTTGTGCGGTGGCTGGACAGACATGGAGAAATATCCCAGGAATTGTACGTGAGGAGAGTACAATTGATAATATCTTGAGATAAGAAACAGAGGAAGATAGACACCTAAAGGATAAATCCTCCAAGCTTTGGTCGGCTAGGAGAATTTCAGAAAGAAGACAACATGAGGGAAGAGGTGGCAGCCTACGAAGAGAATAAAACTTTAGATTTGATTTAGCGAATACTCTGAAGTCAGATGAATTTGTACCATTAATTCATTTTTTGAAGATTTAGATCGAGGCGAAAAACAACGGACTAAATTAAACGGAGTTCGGCCTCATTGATTTGCTCTGTGTGATTCGACTAAAATTAGCCGAAACCATATCTACTAATAAATATGCGATTTTGTCGCCACCACAGCGTGCTGAAGAATGAGTGGGATCATAACCTCGCGCAAGATTTCGCGCGATTCGAATTATTTTACCCGAATATTTTAGTCGTCAAGTTCCAACTAATTTGCTCGGgataaaaatcatccgagtgagtcggacttccgaattcgtattcgcgcgagcgatgaattttaaataatcaccggacgcactgaCCTTCGGAACAACGATGTTCCGAACGTCACCAAAATTTAGGaggagcccggatagataaaaataaaaatgtcgtcgcactcgcgacagacggaacagatgcgatataaaaatcgcgatagacgaagatgtttaagaatttagcatccgttttatccactgatattacgtgcttaaatccatactcgttgtcgagcggaatataaacaccaggggtgttacagccctccccccttaaaagaatctcgtcccgagattcggagcgaaagactttcaAGAGTAGAGAAGAATGTAAATCATGTCCATATCAGTGATATTCATGAGACAATTCTAAGCAAAGGCGAGTGTCTTAGGATgtggtttctctagtggacataacaagTATCGCCGTAGGCTAATTTAAAAATGCCCACCAATAGAGACGACATCTGCTagcagaacacataaggttccatgtgtgcagtttgcttttttctaatgacactgtactatctgagtctgttgagcgagtgGCAAATACGCGATCTtactcaaacagaatcagatgcaacctcttgggtaaaacacacagaaagaggtttaccaacaagtggttatagGAAATTTATAACACAGGGGACCGGTGTGGATGTCGAATACTGTCGCGGTTAACATGTGGTTAACCCGAGAATTCAAGTCCACGAAAGATGGTATAGATTTGAGAAAATCACCTacggagggatctgtagatgcggactttgtaaccagtccattttatccagcactagtaaCGGCTCGACTTGATCACATATGTTGGAAAAGCACACGCgaggcgatcgaggcatgactagagcgatgacTAGGGGGTTATTGGtcgacttaatctcgattcttgtaagtactttctttaggatgggttgaaccaaagtgagtttagacatctcgataaaacgatctctaaactcggccttcgttcattgggcagttacaagttagtcaaaactaacttgttgaactacttttgacattgagcaggtcctctcagtaccatcggtaagccaagggttgagagttcacatttgcaagcaggggatcatgcatttgggtagaaatccatttggttaggaatacatggattaaataggagagcgaatgaacaaactcccgcATCACAACAGCAGGGGAAAtccaatctccattttgagagctaatcagttgtttatcaacactaaaaagctccaaggcttcacctttacacaaaggatgcaaagggaacttctataagtagtcactaccaagatcaaaagaaaagtgaccacacatgaaagtggtatgcccttttgatccaacggagatgatagatgttgcttgatcacttgacaaacaacatagaaattgtttcaagggaaatgtttacgaaagatcacacatcagtgtagttccataacggatcatgactagagacatcgataccagcatgcgccaagcagcataaccttgcgtgtacattcacaaggggctctcagtttcgcggcggcaccataagtcattaatcatgacaccatcaccgaactggcaccaataaagaatctcacgtggtaaaactagattgtgccaagataacacattgatatagtctcataatggattacaactactaaccatgataccagtgcgtgccaagtagcgcaaccatgtgtgtacattcacaggaggccatcggtttcgtcacggcaccatcagttttagtcatagcaccattaccagacataaccaataagaaatctcacgcgacATCAATGTATtaggcaagggtgacaatatacaaagagatactccacctgtaagaatggttacaagtagagagccaaatagattatgGCCCAAGGAAATGAGCAAGACATGGCCATAAcataaacttgatgaaaggagtacgatgggagactgttaattcagtcccaagcatatttctatgtccATCGCAAcaatcacaaggtcaaggattaagttgatatgccttcgatagatatggggaaaccaaaggcaccaaattcaagaaaatggccGGACATGCttttcctaggttaggttgataaaaCAACATGGCGATCTTCAAAAACAGGCAAACTGGAATGGGGACATCAGCTTATGCCAATCGAACAAGGGCATGGTCTAGGAAGGAGATGTAATTTGAGATTCTTGTTTTAAACCTGAGTACACTTTATGTCCATCCAAGACATTATCTAAGCACTTATTTgtatgtgtttggtcatggagtgctaacggaaaaatcaactttggtcatggttcaccaactaagaacatggcctagatttggg
Proteins encoded:
- the LOC100502391 gene encoding uncharacterized protein LOC100502391, with protein sequence MARASTAEGDRARQRRERAEGKTRGKTGGELGGHGWSAAARDAGRSAWRRRAGNFTAGRRPERERRGAGELQGRTAPWELRRRLWIAKAVRGQPRSKDDRGLASWRPRYNQRSLARAELHGCTMLKRPGEVDHCRGGSQARRAGKYAQEKLSTEGEELERAEEELLRACRSAW